A stretch of DNA from Fimbriimonadales bacterium:
ATGGTGGTACAAAGCCAAAAGCGGCTATCGCCATTCGCTTGTTTTTACGTTACGAAGAGAGCCTCAAGTCATTCAAGCGAAGAAAGATTCTCGAGAAGTAATTCAAAAGAACTGTCTTCGCTGCCACTCCAACGTTGTATCCGAAGCGATCACGCCATTGCATGCCGATTTCGAAAGACCTTGTATAGATTGCCATAGGGAAGTTCCGCATGGGCGCGTGCACAGTTTGGCTGCCACTCCGAACGCTGCTGTTCCGCCTCTCTCGCCCGTTCTTCCAGAGTGGCTTATGAAAACAGGAGGTACTGAAAAGTGAGAACCGAACGCAAATCCATTGTCT
This window harbors:
- the nrfH gene encoding cytochrome c nitrite reductase small subunit, which gives rise to MFFRRILSWGSISLLGFTAGLGSVVFYISEATSYLSDNPDACINCHVMIPEYASWLHSSHFRVATCNDCHIPHDSAFSKWWYKAKSGYRHSLVFTLRREPQVIQAKKDSREVIQKNCLRCHSNVVSEAITPLHADFERPCIDCHREVPHGRVHSLAATPNAAVPPLSPVLPEWLMKTGGTEK